aaaaattcTGTTGCTGTATATACAGGATTGTAAGAATTAAGTAGATGTTAAATGTACAATTAGTAAAAAAAGATGTCACTTTtaagcaggagcagcagatcCATGGAGCAAAACGGTCCTGAACAGGTTCAAGCAAATATACAAAATACTCCAAATTCTAAGCATGTAAGAGCAACGTGAAGTTAATTCTGCAAGCTTTACTTCCAAATAACATCTGGTACAGAGTGAACAGATAGGTTAAGAGAAGACTCCTGCCATTACTGTACTATCcagaaaagcttttctattACAACAAAAGTGTTGCAGTACAGAAAGCAGAGTCTGTTTAATGAATAACATGGCCTGTCCTGTAGGCATTTGAATTCCTTTTGAGGTCTACAATGTGTACACAAGCATGCCTGTTAGTAGTCAGACTACACATTGAAGCAATAGTGCACTATTGAGTTTGCTGTTATAAGGATATTGAGTATTCCGAGAGCCAGCTTTCAACAACTTCTCATAGAAGTATTCTACCATTTAACAGCAATAGAGCCTCAAACACGTGTGGTTTCACCTGCATTACTGCAGAAAGACTATCCATTAAATATGAAACTGGCTTCTATTCATTGTCAATTAATGACTACAGTAATATTAAAGACCGTTAAATGTTTAAATCTATACCCTACAATGGCAAATTAAATACAGATCAAATTCAGCTCAGATATTAGCTACAGGTATCTGCTTGTACTAGAGCTGAAAGCTGTCACTATCTGCTGTAAGTTAAGAGCTTCCTGAGTTCTCTATGTATTGCCAATCCATAGTTTCACAGTACAGAGATCACAAACACATTCATAGCTCAGGTCAACAGAACAAGGAGTTCAGAACTTTTAAGGCTGCATACTAAAAGTCTTCTTGGATATCTGCCTTAACATTGATCCCTTCAAGTGCTATTAAAGCTGAATGAATAACgttttcttttccataactAAAAATGGTTATACTTCAGttatccagatttttttccacctgacTGATCAGAAACATGTCAGAATGGGACTTAAGGCAAAGACATattaacttcaaaaaaaaaatcagtattttgcattaaacagctggaaaaattaGTATGGCTTTAGAATTTTAAGTGAAAGGAAAACGGACATGAAATAAGTAAGAAAATTATCTTCTACTTACAGACCTATAGTGACACATTAGGCAATTACAGAAGACCTGAAGGTAATTTATGTTAACTTACAGCAAACATATTAGAGATGAAGTACCACTGACATCAAAAGGAATGTAGTGAGACTAATGTTTAATATCTAGCATTGTTAAGAAACTGACTTCTagtgaaacaaaaatggaatgctgatttcataaaaatatatatacatataaaagtTTCTTTGTGTCTGAATTTCAGAACAGTTTCTCTAAAGTAGTGCTTTTAGAACTTCAAGTTTTAATTATAACCAAAGTATTTATCATTTGATTAAAGTTGGCAAATTACATTcttatattaacatttttacttGACACCTTCCTGAATAGGAAGTATCACTATCTCAATAATGGGTCACTCATGAATGGGAATTTCTTTTGCTCCCCTTTGCTCCctcaagaaagcagcagaatgtTACAACTTCAGTATTAGAGTGGAACCCATGTGCTACTTTATCTACGACACCTTTCCCACCCTCTTACAGAGCCAGCTCGTCAAAAGTAACTTggcaaaaaaaagtcaacaacaAGATGAACTGGGTTTCGGTTTCCGATGAAGGTTTACGGTATCTGTTTGAATAAATTGATCCGATCTGTCTTCAGAGGCTAGAACTCTTCTAACAGCTTCTTCAAAGGCTGCTGCAACATTGGTGGCATCTTTTGCACTGGTTTCAAAATAGGGATGATTACCATTATTCCGGCACCAGTCTTGGGCTTCTTCGCTAGACACTTGCCTTTCATTGATATCAACTTTGTTACCCAATAttacaaatggaaaactttCAGGCTCCTTGACATCTGCGTAATAAATGAATTCTTTCTTCCAGTTGCTTAGGTTTTGGAAGCTTTGAGAATCATCCACACTGAAGGTAAGCAGGCAACAGTCAGAACCTCTATAGAAAGGAGTCCGCAAGCTCCTAAAACGTTCCTGACCTGCTGTGTCCCATATCTGCATTGTAACAAAGTGTCCATCCACTTCCAAATCCTTATTTAAGAACTCCACGCCTATTGTATGAAACAGCTGTGCATCAAACTTGTTGGTGACGTATCTGTTCATAAGAGAACTCTTCCCAACTCCACCATCTCCTAGCAGTATTACTTTAAGCAGTGATGATTTTGTTGCCATTGTTACAGGAAGAGATCCTCCTAGTTTCCCAGACCTGTAAAGATCaagaaaatggttaaaaagGAAAGTTGTGAGCACAAATTTTTATACACAAGTATCTAGAAAGTGCTAAAAGTCCTCCAAAATAAgcttcatgtaaaaaaaaaagataactatGCTAAGCAAAGTGTAGGTACTCATAGTAAGAGCATCCACTTAAGAACATTTAAGAGTTGTCTCTTGCATAGACCTCAGCCTGCATGGCACTCGTAAGCAGCGCACTGCATGATTTACTCGTCTGTCACTTAAAACACTTCTCTCCAGAAAGCCTCCAACATTTGTGTAGAAGGGGTATTACAGCAGATCAGTGCAAGGATTCATTTATGTTCACTGAAAGAGCCATGAAAGAACAGAGCAAGACGACTTTGTAGCACACGTGCCTCTAACACTCACTTCAGTCCCACAGTTCATTAGCAAAGGCTTTATCCCTAAAGCAGGACACCattttttattagaattatTGCCGATTTACTGgaattactaaaataaatttgcagGGAATACTGTAATCTACAGAACAAATATGAGTGCTATAATTGGATTTTAAAAGTTACACAACTTGCTTTTGTCACAGTATCGGTACACAAACATTCAATATTTTACAGTTTACTCCTTTCAAAACTGCTGTGGTGAAACGAATACTTATATTACAACTGCTACAAAAGCAAGTTCACTGCTGCTACTTCAAACGATACTCAAGATGCCAAATACTCAGGATGAATCTACCATGTCAGATCACTCAGTATGTGTAGGCTTGCAATGGTAAAACTGTTGAAACCCTAGAGGTGCTAGGGAAGAGACTGGCTGCTGGCTCAGGGATGGTGAATTTGTGGTACCaattcagctttctttgtttgttttgtttttaaactgagacTTTAGCATTAAagggtttatttatttgaagcagTTCACTCATCAGTGTTTTCGCCAAAGGTTTGCTCTTCTTGCACTAGTGTCATCTAATACTATTAAAAAGTATTAGAATCACTAAGGGGTCAAGGTTCATTTTAACGAGCCCAAACATAAGTTTCTACACAAGGAGAACCACTGCTCCTTCACCACCCAGATCCTAAAAGAGCTTAAAGTAATTGAGCCAAAACAGGCTTTTGGGAAAACTGtctatttaaaatggaaacaggtCATAGGCAGCCCAGTCTGTCTCCTCCTCTGAAGGAAGGAATGTGGTCTTGCTAGTTGTAATTAGTGTTGCTGGCATATACATCACCCACAGAGCATGGTTATGGAATTAATACCTGATACAAGCTGGCATAGGAGTCATATGACTGCCCGCTGCCTTAGAATCAAGGCCTACAATTGGAACTAGAAATTTCAGGAATTTTTTTCATCCCTAACTTTCCATCTTCGAATGTGTATTTGTTGGACACAGTCTACAGTAAAACACAATAAATGCTTTACAGTTTGAGAGCATCTAAAGCCTCAGTGCAAGGAAAATTCAAAATACAAGGAGGAATGTCTGCTCTCATAAATCTGTTCAGAGGAAGTGATTTAATTCatattgcaaaattaaaaagaacatcTATAAATCCCTTATACAGGTTTGTATcacaacagttttaaaattgcttAATAACCACAAATGAATCATGCAGTTACCTTTCACAGAGCTATGGGGTAATTGCTATGGCTCAGGATACGACCACATCCCATTTAACACACGTGAACAGCCTTCTTGGAGTTACTAGATGTGATTTCCAGGTTCATGGTGAAATCTTTAAAATGGTCCACGTCTTCATTAGTCTCCCTAATTCCTACTATTAGTTAACCAGTTATTTGAGCTACTCTATTACATAGTAGcaatttcttaataaataatgcattcaTGAGAACAGAGGGTACTGAATGTTTCCCTGTTTTTCCACTTCACTGAAGGGAACAccttacaatttttttttctgtcctataAAATCAGATATACCCTAAAAGACAAAACGTGAACAACCAACCAACTTACATAGTTATGACTGGTATTAAACACTTGTTTCTTTACCTCTTATAGTTTAAAGAACTGTGGTTAGACTGCAGTTACTATCATGAAATCATTCAATTTAAACCAAAAAAGTACGGAAACTGTTAAGCAGTATCTGTTACTTTTGTGCATCCGTGATCTGTTAAGTTAATTTGCACAACTTGAACTACCTGAACTACTGCAGTGAGGCCTAGGAGACTGATGACCATAAAAATACTTTGGCTGGTCACACAATTTGATATCAGCGACAAACCATAACAGCGTCTCTTCAGCTAGAGCCAAACCCTGGTACTTCTATACCAAGGCTACAGAAACCGGGACTGACAAGGAAGTATCTCAACAGGATGCTGCCTTCAATAGCATTTTTCAGAACATTCAGCTACCTAAAGGAAAAGCCACCACACCAGCAGTTAACATTTTTGTCAAGTTTTTAGTCTGAAAGTAAtattaaatgactgaaaaaaaatattcatttaagtGTGAGCTTACAAGCTGTGTTGAGGCTCCAAGGAAATATGTTTAAAGGCAGtaagaagcatttttgtttggaagcagcagaaacttTACACATTTACAGGTTTTGTTTACTGTAAGGGACTTATCTGTGGCCCCACTGATTAAGTATGCAGTTTAGAGCATCTCCAGGACCTAGGTGGCAGTTTCCAGCACAGTAGgctgctgcattttttccacttaaacaTCTTTCAAAAGAATTTAAGATTTCTAAAATAGCTTCACTTTTGGAATTGTATTCCCCCCCCAAATAACAAAGTCTTAACActgcaacaacagcaacaaaaaaaaaacacaacagaatcTTCCAGAGGCTTGGAGAATTGATGTTATTTCTCccataatatattttaaaaacttatctGTGTAATACATTTTTGACAATCTTCTTTGGGGAAGAAACAGACAATATCTGATATGATACTCCTGGGGATTTATTACCTTAATTGTTCAGTTTAAATCATCATTCAgcacctgaaaacaaaagaaaaaacttaaTTTCCAATGTGCATCTGATAGTTTTAACCAACATCAGGAACTGCAAGACACCGCAGAATTACAGACAGATTTGTTCCAGTTATTTCTCGCTGTGCTGCACAATTCATCTAATGTAAAAGCAGTCTCAACCTAGTGCACAGAGAAGTCTGCAAAgagttttttcccctcattccAATTTTCAGTCCCAAACTTCAAgtccaaaacaaataaataaaaagcagcccCACTGTGGTGTGTTTTGGTAACCacttctgaatttcttcttccagcttATAATGTCATAAGCTCTTGGATCCCTGACTTCAACATTCCTGTTAAAAGCAGGGAAGAGTTTCTACTAAATGCCATTTCTAACACGATCATGCACCATAACacaaaatgtgatttaattATTCCCCTCCCAGAATCCTCCTTTTAAACAGTGAACTGAATTACAAgtctgaaacattttcattagcaGTCCAAACATTTGCTGGCAAGATTGAAAACATgcaacttcaaaaaataaaatcagtttgcaTTACAAAAATCTTTGATTTCCAGCCCTTCAAAGCTTATGCTTATTGGACAAGGCAATGGTGTTTCTCTTTCATAGTTTTCTTAATTCCATGACAACTTCATAACTGCCTTTTTGAGTGCAGCTACCTCTTTCAGCAATTGGATGTTGaagcaacacacacacaaaaaaaaaaaaaaaacagcaacatgCAACCAGTCTAGGAATTTGTCTTTTAatctattaaattattttcataataaaggGGGGTATGCTCATACCACATACTGCCAAAGGCCAAGAGAAGGCAGGCGTTGACATCAAGTTTTGGCTAACAGCACTACTCTACAGATAACAGTAACTGCATCATATCTGATTTTAGCAGGCTACAACctcacttaaaatattaaatgaacaGCATCAACTGGATTTCTACCATAGTGGGAACATGCACAGCAACACACcattaaaagcaaatgtgatTATTTCTATCATGATTTTCAGCCAGTGGTCACTCACGAACCATCTGCTACACACAATCAAACTGAACCTAAAGTTTTCCTTGAAGATAAGCGCTTCGCTGTCCTTGAGGTCAttctttaaatacttttgtttAAACTACAGGCCTACAATTTTCCAATACTTGCTTAAAACTAAAGTTCTTTAAAAGTACCCGTTTgacttggagaaagaaaaaaacaacacagcataAGGCAGACTCAAGTTTGTTTTACCTaatcacatttatttacatCCTAACACACTTTCAGCCAAGCCTTCTGTGAGGAAAATGTTAACAAAGTTAACTTTGTTAAAGGTTAacacctaaagaaaaaaacaacaccatcTGAAAGGCACTAACAAGCACAGTCAGTACTTCAGCACTCCCATAACTGACATAACAGAAACACCAACATTTCAAAACCTCCTATCAGTTCTCAACCTTACACATCTACAGCATACCCATGTCAGCTTTGAAGTCTATTCATAGTTTTCTTTGCTAAGACATCTTTTACAAAACCACAGGTATCAGACATCACTAgtttaaaaaaggcaaaccaacATTTCACGTATCCAGTCACACAAAAATACTTGCCTTGTGGTAACAATTTAAGTTTACTCCCTTggttatttattcttaaaactAGCTAAGTATTTGACAGTATTTCTCATGttagcatagaaaaaaaaatgtc
The nucleotide sequence above comes from Oxyura jamaicensis isolate SHBP4307 breed ruddy duck chromosome 1, BPBGC_Ojam_1.0, whole genome shotgun sequence. Encoded proteins:
- the RAB9A gene encoding ras-related protein Rab-9A, with protein sequence MATKSSLLKVILLGDGGVGKSSLMNRYVTNKFDAQLFHTIGVEFLNKDLEVDGHFVTMQIWDTAGQERFRSLRTPFYRGSDCCLLTFSVDDSQSFQNLSNWKKEFIYYADVKEPESFPFVILGNKVDINERQVSSEEAQDWCRNNGNHPYFETSAKDATNVAAAFEEAVRRVLASEDRSDQFIQTDTVNLHRKPKPSSSCC